The following coding sequences lie in one Trichoderma breve strain T069 chromosome 1, whole genome shotgun sequence genomic window:
- a CDS encoding calcineurin-like phosphoesterase domain-containing protein, whose amino-acid sequence MDTNMEDVGRVPADVSPVQTEPATRSTLEQWIENLMNCKQLSEADVQRLCDMGREVVQEESNVQPVKCPVTVCGDIHGQFHDLMELFKIGGPSPDTNYLFMGDYVDRGYYSVETVSLLVALKIRYPQRITILRGNHESRQITQVYGFYDECLRKYGNANVWKIFTDFFDYLPLTALIENQIFCLHGGLSPSIDTLDNIRALDRVQEVPHEGPMCDLLWSDPDDRCGWGISPRGAGYTFGQDISEAFNHNNGLTLVARAHQLVMEGYNWSQDRNVVTIFSAPNYCYRCGNQAAIMEIDEHLKYTFLQFDPCPRAGEPMVSRRTPDYFL is encoded by the exons ATGGACACAAATATGGAAGACGTCGGGAGGGTACCGGCCGACGTGTCGCCAGTGCAGACGGAGCCTGCGACCAGATCCACGCTGGAACAGTGGATTGAGAATCTGATGAACTGCAAACAGCTGTCCGAGGCCGACGTCCAGAGGCTGTGCGACATG GGTCGAGAGGTTGTCCAGGAGGAATCAAACGTCCAGCCAGTG AAATGCCCCGTCACGGTCTGTGGCGATATCCACGGCCAGTTCCACGACCTGATGGAGCTGTTCAAGATTGGCGGCCCCAGTCCCGACACCAACTATCTCTTCATGG GTGACTACGTCGACAGAGGATACTACTCAGTCGAGACCGTGTCgctcctcgtcgccctcaAGATCCGCTACCCCCAACGCATCACCATCCTGCGAGGCAACCACGAGTCGCGCCAGATCACACAAGTCTACGGCTTTTACGACGAGTGCCTCCGCAAATACGGCAACGCCAACGTGTGGAAGATTTTCACCGACTTCTTCGACTACCTCCCCCTGACCGCCCTGATTGAGAACCAGATCTTCTGCCTCCACGGCGGCCTGTCCCCCAGCATCGACACATTAGATAACATCAGGGCCCTCGACCGTGTCCAGGAAGTCCCCCACGAAGGTCCCATGTGCGATCTCCTATGGTCTGACCCCGACGACCGCTGCGGCTGGGGCATCTCTCCCCGCGGTGCGGGGTACACGTTTGGCCAGGACATTTCAGAGGCTTTCAATCACAACAACGGCTTGACATTGGTGGCACGAGCGCATCAGCTTGTCATGGAAGGCTACAACTGGTCTCAAGACCGGAACGTGGTGACAATCTTTTCAG CACCGAATTACTGTTACCGATGTGGTAACCAAGCTGCCATAATGGAAATTGACGAGCACCTGAAATATACCTT CCTGCAATTTGATCCGTGCCCGAGAGCCGGAGAGCCAATGGTCTCTAGAC GAACCCCCGACTACTTCCTCTAA